The following are from one region of the Abditibacteriota bacterium genome:
- the purS gene encoding phosphoribosylformylglycinamidine synthase subunit PurS: MSKVKVYVTLKPSLLDAQGKVVKVAAENLGYDNVSSVRIGKFIEMEVNGAPGDIRQDVEELCSKLLSNVVIENYRYEIED; encoded by the coding sequence ATGTCAAAAGTAAAAGTTTACGTCACACTCAAGCCTTCCCTGCTGGACGCTCAGGGCAAGGTCGTCAAGGTCGCTGCCGAGAACCTGGGCTACGACAACGTATCCTCGGTCAGGATAGGCAAGTTCATAGAGATGGAAGTCAACGGAGCTCCCGGCGACATCAGGCAGGACGTGGAAGAGCTGTGCTCCAAGCTGCTCTCTAACGTAGTCATCGAAAACTACAGATACGAGATAGAGGACTGA
- the purQ gene encoding phosphoribosylformylglycinamidine synthase subunit PurQ yields the protein MKFGVVIFPGSNCDQDSYYCIRDVIGQPVDYIWHQDTDVSDYDCIILPGGFSYGDYLRTGAVARFSPVMQSIIEHVERGGRLIGICNGFQILCEAHLLPGALITNNRLKFICKYVDLRVENDTSDFTCLYTRGQVLRIPVAHHSGCYYADSDTIKGLEDRGGILFRYCHEDGSVDEAANINGSAGNIAGIINAKGNVAGMMPHPERAVEELLCSTDGINVFRSLVERMA from the coding sequence ATGAAATTCGGCGTTGTAATATTTCCGGGGTCCAATTGCGATCAGGACAGCTACTATTGCATCAGGGATGTGATAGGGCAGCCTGTGGATTATATCTGGCATCAGGACACGGACGTGTCGGACTACGACTGCATCATCCTCCCCGGCGGCTTTTCCTACGGCGATTACCTCAGGACCGGAGCCGTGGCGCGCTTTTCCCCTGTGATGCAGTCCATCATAGAGCACGTGGAACGGGGCGGCAGGCTCATAGGCATCTGCAACGGCTTTCAGATCCTCTGCGAAGCCCATCTTCTCCCCGGCGCTCTCATCACCAACAACAGACTCAAATTCATCTGCAAATACGTGGACCTCAGAGTGGAAAACGACACCTCCGACTTCACCTGCCTCTACACCAGGGGCCAGGTGCTGCGCATCCCCGTCGCCCACCATTCCGGCTGCTATTACGCAGACAGCGACACCATCAAGGGCCTGGAGGACCGGGGCGGCATACTGTTCCGCTACTGCCATGAGGACGGCAGCGTGGACGAAGCTGCCAACATCAACGGCTCCGCTGGCAACATAGCCGGCATCATCAACGCAAAGGGCAACGTGGCGGGCATGATGCCCCACCCCGAGCGCGCCGTAGAGGAGCTGCTGTGCTCCACCGACGGCATCAACGTATTCAGGTCACTGGTAGAAAGAATGGCATAA
- the ribD gene encoding bifunctional diaminohydroxyphosphoribosylaminopyrimidine deaminase/5-amino-6-(5-phosphoribosylamino)uracil reductase RibD: protein MNTEYMRLAIRLASKYDPSPNPRVGAVIVRDGAILGRGAHRRAGAAHAEINALAGCPDARGADVYVTLEPCCHYGKTPPCADALIKAGVRRVFIGMQDPDSKVSGGGIETLRRAGIETVCGVLEEECRALNREYITHRTLHRPFVILKQAMTLDGKTAAASGDSKWISSERSRRLVHRLRSKCDGVLVGGNTFRRDDPSLSARTGGARVKQPCRIVLTSAIPETREHNIFRAPGGPVIFARPGDANKTEDREGYCLITYREGRLRELLAILADIGIMSLLVEGGARTAGSFVKEGLWDEGLFFYAPKLLNDSAAVGQGGGDTAVLIEDAHSVTVKEVRRIGEDILVKVAPCLQD, encoded by the coding sequence ATGAACACCGAATATATGCGTCTGGCCATTCGTCTGGCCTCCAAATACGATCCTTCACCCAATCCCCGGGTGGGGGCAGTCATAGTCCGGGACGGAGCCATACTGGGCCGGGGAGCCCACCGGCGGGCCGGCGCGGCCCACGCCGAGATCAACGCTCTGGCCGGCTGTCCCGACGCCCGGGGCGCCGACGTCTATGTCACTCTGGAGCCCTGCTGTCACTACGGCAAGACCCCGCCCTGCGCCGACGCTCTCATCAAAGCGGGAGTCAGGAGGGTGTTCATAGGCATGCAGGACCCGGACAGCAAGGTGTCGGGAGGGGGCATAGAGACCCTGCGCCGGGCAGGCATTGAGACCGTGTGCGGCGTGCTGGAGGAAGAGTGCCGGGCCCTGAACAGGGAATACATCACCCACAGGACCCTTCACAGGCCCTTTGTGATACTGAAGCAGGCCATGACACTGGACGGCAAGACTGCCGCTGCCTCGGGGGATTCGAAGTGGATATCCTCCGAGAGGTCCCGGCGTCTCGTCCACCGGCTGCGCAGCAAATGCGACGGAGTGCTGGTGGGAGGCAATACCTTCCGCCGGGACGACCCGTCCCTTTCCGCCAGAACGGGAGGCGCCCGGGTAAAGCAGCCCTGCAGGATAGTCCTTACCTCCGCCATCCCGGAGACCCGGGAGCACAACATATTCCGGGCTCCCGGCGGGCCCGTGATATTTGCCCGGCCCGGAGATGCCAACAAGACGGAGGACCGGGAGGGCTATTGCCTGATCACCTACCGGGAGGGCAGGCTGAGGGAGCTGCTGGCCATATTGGCCGACATAGGCATAATGTCCCTGCTGGTGGAGGGCGGCGCCCGGACCGCAGGCAGCTTTGTCAAAGAGGGGCTCTGGGACGAGGGACTGTTTTTCTACGCCCCCAAGCTCCTGAATGACAGCGCGGCGGTAGGGCAGGGCGGAGGAGATACGGCGGTCCTCATAGAGGACGCCCACTCTGTCACAGTGAAGGAAGTGCGCCGCATAGGAGAAGATATATTGGTGAAGGTCGCCCCATGTTTACAGGATTGA
- a CDS encoding 6,7-dimethyl-8-ribityllumazine synthase: MSYKLIEGGYEAGQKQFAIVVSRFNDFITSKLLAGALDALTRHGAPEENVTVVRVPGAFELPLCALRLAESGQYDAVICLGAVIRGATSHYDLVCQETAKGIAAASAKTGVPVIFGVVTSDTIEQAVERAGTKAGNKGFDAAMAALEMADLVSKIK; encoded by the coding sequence ATGTCTTACAAGCTTATCGAAGGCGGCTATGAAGCCGGGCAAAAACAATTTGCCATAGTAGTCAGCCGATTCAACGATTTTATCACCTCCAAGCTGCTTGCCGGCGCTCTGGACGCCTTGACGCGTCACGGAGCTCCGGAGGAAAACGTGACGGTGGTCCGGGTCCCGGGAGCCTTTGAGCTGCCTCTTTGTGCTCTCAGGCTGGCGGAGTCGGGACAGTATGACGCGGTCATATGTCTCGGCGCGGTCATCCGGGGCGCCACCTCCCACTACGATCTGGTGTGTCAGGAGACCGCCAAGGGTATAGCCGCCGCTTCCGCCAAAACCGGCGTGCCCGTCATCTTCGGCGTGGTGACCTCGGACACCATAGAGCAGGCCGTGGAGCGTGCCGGGACCAAGGCAGGCAACAAGGGCTTTGACGCGGCTATGGCAGCCCTGGAAATGGCAGATCTGGTAAGCAAAATAAAATAA
- a CDS encoding SGNH/GDSL hydrolase family protein encodes MKNTSSMLVSAKLMLSVFFLAVCVMQAAAADKTAFIRDLEKGKTRTMVTYGTSLTETGGWVDLIRTKLTDKYGDKVRVINGAKSAMWSGWGVDNLDERVLAHDPDLVILEFAVNDAFLDYQTDVAKSRANMENMIGRIKKHNRKCEIIIMVTNPMMDVHLQRRPDYLSYYEEFRRIARENKFRLIDTFPEWKELLDLDPKTYIDLVPDMIHPGPAGSLLVTVPAVLNALYGTGL; translated from the coding sequence ATGAAAAACACAAGTTCAATGCTCGTCAGCGCAAAGCTTATGTTGTCGGTCTTTTTCCTGGCTGTCTGCGTCATGCAGGCAGCCGCAGCCGACAAGACTGCTTTTATCAGGGATCTGGAAAAGGGCAAGACCCGGACTATGGTCACCTACGGCACCTCTCTTACGGAGACGGGCGGCTGGGTGGATCTCATAAGGACGAAGCTCACCGACAAATACGGTGACAAGGTCCGGGTCATCAACGGCGCAAAAAGCGCCATGTGGTCCGGCTGGGGAGTGGACAATCTGGACGAAAGAGTCCTGGCCCACGACCCGGATCTGGTGATCCTCGAATTTGCTGTCAACGACGCCTTTCTGGACTACCAGACAGACGTGGCCAAGTCGCGGGCCAACATGGAGAACATGATCGGCCGCATCAAAAAGCACAACAGAAAATGCGAGATCATCATCATGGTCACCAATCCTATGATGGACGTGCATTTGCAGCGCCGGCCCGACTACCTCAGCTATTATGAGGAATTCCGCCGGATCGCCCGGGAAAACAAGTTCCGGCTCATAGACACCTTCCCCGAGTGGAAGGAGCTGCTGGACCTGGACCCCAAGACCTATATAGATCTGGTCCCTGACATGATCCATCCCGGACCTGCCGGTTCGCTGCTGGTCACGGTGCCTGCGGTCCTGAACGCTTTGTACGGAACCGGGCTTTGA
- the purL gene encoding phosphoribosylformylglycinamidine synthase subunit PurL yields the protein MKTEITNTQPIAPEVYKPMGLLEQEYDSIVEILHRHPTYTEVGMFAVMWSEHCGYKYSRPILKYFKKYKEAIEGEGLENAGIIDIGDGYGICMKMESHNHPSAVEPFQGAATGVGGILRDIFTMGARPIANLNSLRFGNLDNAHNRYLFERVVSGIAHYGNCVGVPTIGGEVYFDDSYTGNPLLNAMALGILRTDEVATAGARGVGNTVMIVGSATGKDGIHGATFASVELGPDTEERRPNVQMGDPFQEKLLIEATLEALKTGYITGIQDMGAAGITCSTCEMSAKGNTGMSIDIRKVPLREADMTSYEIMLSESQERMLAVVEKGHEEDVARVFRKWGLAAVVIGVVTDDGIVRIYDNGELAACVPAKSLADDAPTYYLDTREPDYIAAVQNTDLAPYSADEDVNGSFLRLIGSLSISSKEWVYRQYDHMVQTNTCILPGSDCAMLRIRGTSKGVAAVSDCNGRYVYLDPFKGAQIAVAEAARNISVSGAKPNGVTDCLNFGNPEKPEAFWQFEQAVKGLAEACEAFDTPVISGNVSFYNETPEGTIFPTPTIGMSGLLEDVSKRMTSCFKKAGDVICLLSGTPLGTEGFDDLGGSEYLHCIHGVTAGDAPYLNIEDELKVQACIRDLIDRRLVTCAHDVSDGGLAVCLAECCIRGGIGAECDLRTASQPVNALFSEGQSRIVISAAPEAAEEIASLCAAAGVELLELGRVTDGDSFSVKVNGRELICESLEKISSLYNDAIPAYMD from the coding sequence ATGAAAACAGAGATCACCAACACACAGCCTATCGCTCCCGAGGTGTACAAGCCTATGGGTCTCCTGGAGCAGGAATACGACAGCATAGTAGAGATCCTTCACAGGCATCCCACCTACACTGAGGTAGGTATGTTTGCCGTGATGTGGAGCGAGCACTGCGGCTACAAATACTCCCGCCCCATCCTGAAATATTTCAAAAAATACAAGGAAGCCATCGAAGGCGAGGGTCTGGAGAACGCCGGCATCATCGACATAGGGGACGGCTACGGCATTTGCATGAAGATGGAGAGCCACAATCACCCCTCAGCCGTGGAGCCCTTCCAGGGCGCTGCCACCGGCGTGGGAGGCATCCTGAGAGACATATTCACCATGGGCGCACGCCCCATAGCCAATCTGAACAGCCTGCGCTTCGGCAATCTGGACAACGCCCACAACCGCTATCTCTTTGAGAGAGTGGTCAGCGGCATAGCCCACTACGGCAACTGCGTGGGAGTCCCCACCATTGGCGGCGAAGTGTATTTTGACGACTCCTACACGGGCAACCCGCTGCTGAACGCCATGGCCCTGGGCATACTCAGGACCGACGAAGTGGCCACAGCCGGCGCCCGGGGCGTGGGGAACACCGTGATGATAGTGGGCTCCGCCACCGGCAAGGACGGCATACACGGAGCCACCTTTGCCTCCGTGGAGCTGGGCCCCGACACGGAGGAGAGACGCCCCAACGTCCAGATGGGCGACCCCTTCCAGGAAAAGCTGCTGATAGAGGCCACCCTCGAAGCCCTGAAGACCGGCTACATCACCGGCATACAGGACATGGGCGCCGCCGGCATCACCTGCTCTACCTGCGAGATGTCCGCCAAGGGCAATACGGGCATGAGCATAGACATACGCAAGGTCCCCCTGAGAGAGGCGGACATGACCTCCTATGAGATCATGCTCTCCGAGTCTCAGGAAAGGATGCTGGCCGTGGTGGAAAAGGGACACGAGGAAGACGTGGCCAGGGTATTCCGCAAGTGGGGTCTGGCCGCAGTGGTCATAGGCGTGGTCACCGACGACGGCATAGTGCGCATCTACGACAACGGCGAGCTGGCGGCCTGCGTGCCCGCCAAGAGTCTGGCAGACGACGCTCCCACCTATTATCTGGACACCCGGGAGCCGGACTACATAGCAGCCGTCCAGAACACGGACCTGGCGCCCTACTCCGCTGACGAAGACGTGAACGGCAGCTTTCTCAGGCTCATAGGCTCCCTGTCCATCTCCTCCAAGGAATGGGTGTACAGGCAGTACGACCACATGGTCCAGACCAACACCTGCATACTCCCCGGCTCCGACTGCGCCATGCTGCGCATCAGAGGCACCTCCAAGGGAGTGGCGGCAGTCAGCGACTGCAACGGCAGATACGTGTATCTCGACCCCTTCAAGGGAGCTCAGATAGCGGTGGCGGAGGCTGCCAGAAACATCTCCGTCTCCGGCGCGAAGCCCAACGGTGTCACGGACTGCCTCAACTTCGGCAATCCCGAAAAGCCCGAGGCCTTCTGGCAGTTTGAGCAGGCCGTCAAGGGACTGGCAGAAGCATGCGAGGCCTTTGACACCCCGGTGATCTCAGGCAACGTCTCCTTTTACAACGAGACTCCCGAGGGCACCATATTCCCTACTCCCACCATCGGCATGAGCGGTCTGCTGGAAGACGTGTCAAAGCGCATGACCTCCTGCTTCAAAAAGGCGGGCGACGTCATCTGCCTCCTCTCCGGCACTCCTCTCGGCACCGAGGGCTTTGACGATCTGGGCGGCAGCGAATATCTCCACTGCATCCACGGCGTCACCGCCGGGGACGCCCCCTATCTCAATATAGAGGACGAGCTGAAGGTCCAGGCCTGCATACGGGATCTCATAGACAGGCGCCTCGTCACCTGCGCCCACGACGTCAGCGACGGCGGTCTGGCCGTATGTCTGGCAGAGTGCTGCATCAGAGGCGGCATAGGGGCAGAATGCGATCTCAGGACCGCCTCTCAGCCCGTGAACGCCCTCTTCTCCGAAGGCCAGTCCCGGATAGTCATATCCGCCGCGCCGGAGGCGGCAGAGGAGATAGCATCCCTCTGCGCCGCAGCCGGGGTGGAGCTGCTGGAGCTGGGCCGGGTCACCGACGGAGACAGCTTCTCCGTGAAGGTCAACGGCCGGGAGCTGATCTGCGAGAGCCTGGAGAAGATATCCTCCCTCTACAACGACGCCATTCCCGCCTACATGGACTAA
- a CDS encoding bifunctional 3,4-dihydroxy-2-butanone-4-phosphate synthase/GTP cyclohydrolase II, whose protein sequence is MRFATIPEAAEELRRGRMIIVVDDEDRENEGDFVMAAQFTTAEDVNFLTKAGRGLICTPATPKRLEELALPMMVSHNTARHSTAFTVSVDALAGTTTGISAADRARTINAMASEDTRPEDLARPGHIHPLKAAPGGVLVRAGHTEAVVDLCRIAGLKETGVLCEILNEDGTMARVPQLEKLAEKYSLKMTTIAELIKYRRQHECLVHKVAECELPNDYGVFTASAYETDVEAGPYIALTMGCVSDGEPCLVRMHSACFTGDVLGSHRCDCGEQLRLSLEMISREGRGALIYIPHHEGRGIGLVNKLKAYHLQEHGADTVDANLMLGFPADMRDYSLGAQVIRELGIRKLRLMTNNPGKYAALGGYDLEITERVPLVVRPRSENAEYLATKKTRMGHLL, encoded by the coding sequence ATGAGATTTGCGACTATTCCCGAGGCGGCGGAGGAGCTGCGCCGGGGACGTATGATAATAGTGGTGGACGATGAGGACAGGGAGAACGAAGGTGACTTCGTCATGGCGGCTCAGTTCACCACCGCCGAGGACGTGAATTTTCTCACCAAGGCGGGCCGGGGGCTCATCTGCACTCCCGCCACTCCCAAAAGGCTGGAGGAGCTGGCTCTGCCCATGATGGTGTCTCACAATACGGCCCGGCATTCCACGGCCTTTACGGTCAGCGTGGACGCCCTGGCGGGCACCACTACGGGCATATCCGCCGCCGACCGGGCCAGGACCATCAACGCCATGGCCTCCGAAGACACCCGGCCGGAGGATCTGGCCAGACCCGGACACATCCATCCTCTGAAGGCAGCCCCCGGAGGCGTGCTGGTGAGAGCCGGTCACACCGAGGCGGTGGTGGACCTCTGCAGGATCGCCGGCCTGAAGGAGACCGGAGTCCTGTGCGAGATACTCAATGAGGACGGGACCATGGCCCGGGTGCCCCAGCTGGAAAAGCTGGCGGAGAAGTATTCCCTGAAGATGACCACCATAGCCGAGCTGATCAAATACCGCAGGCAGCACGAGTGTCTGGTCCACAAGGTGGCCGAGTGCGAGCTGCCCAATGACTACGGCGTATTTACCGCTTCCGCCTACGAGACGGACGTGGAGGCAGGGCCCTATATAGCCCTGACCATGGGCTGCGTGTCCGATGGGGAGCCCTGTCTGGTGCGGATGCATTCCGCCTGCTTTACGGGCGACGTGCTGGGGTCCCACAGGTGCGACTGCGGGGAGCAGCTGAGGCTCTCTCTGGAAATGATATCCCGGGAGGGCAGGGGAGCCCTGATCTACATACCACATCACGAGGGCAGGGGCATAGGCCTGGTGAACAAGCTGAAGGCCTATCACCTGCAGGAGCACGGCGCCGACACGGTGGACGCCAATCTGATGCTGGGCTTTCCCGCAGACATGAGGGATTATTCCCTGGGGGCCCAGGTCATCCGGGAGCTGGGCATCCGCAAGCTGCGGCTCATGACCAACAACCCGGGCAAATACGCGGCTCTGGGGGGCTACGATCTGGAGATCACCGAGAGGGTGCCTCTGGTGGTGCGGCCCAGGAGCGAGAACGCCGAATATCTGGCAACGAAAAAAACACGGATGGGACATCTGTTATAA
- a CDS encoding ribulose-phosphate 3-epimerase — MKDIIIMPSILSADFACMDKELKSIETAGADAVHCDVMDGHFVPNITFGPGFLAACAAVSSLPFYVHLMIEDPDKYIEQFAKPDLVREITVHEEACVHLHRTVQNIRATGKKAGVALNPHTNENTLEYVLEDLDSVLVMTVNPGFGGQKFIDSMLKKIEAVRRMADSRGLDLDITVDGGIDNVTAKQVISAGANMLVAGNYVFANKTLSRRDAIESLRG; from the coding sequence ATGAAAGACATCATCATCATGCCGTCCATACTGAGCGCGGATTTTGCCTGTATGGACAAGGAGCTGAAGAGCATCGAGACGGCGGGAGCCGACGCAGTGCACTGCGACGTGATGGACGGGCATTTCGTGCCCAATATCACCTTTGGCCCCGGCTTTCTGGCCGCCTGCGCCGCCGTCAGCAGCCTGCCTTTTTACGTGCATCTCATGATAGAGGATCCGGACAAATACATAGAGCAGTTTGCCAAGCCCGACCTGGTCAGGGAGATCACCGTCCACGAAGAGGCCTGCGTCCATCTGCACCGGACCGTGCAGAATATCAGGGCCACAGGCAAAAAGGCAGGAGTGGCTCTCAACCCCCACACCAACGAGAATACTCTGGAATACGTGCTGGAGGATCTGGACTCGGTGCTGGTCATGACCGTGAACCCGGGCTTCGGCGGCCAGAAATTCATAGACTCCATGCTGAAAAAGATAGAGGCTGTCAGACGTATGGCCGACAGCCGGGGCCTGGATCTGGATATCACCGTGGACGGAGGCATAGACAACGTGACCGCAAAGCAGGTCATCAGCGCGGGAGCCAATATGCTGGTGGCCGGCAATTACGTCTTTGCCAACAAGACTCTGTCCAGACGGGACGCCATTGAGTCTCTGAGAGGATGA
- a CDS encoding GGGtGRT protein, whose amino-acid sequence MAITFESYDRRIEQINKCLASYGISSIEEAEQICKDKGLDVYKLVEAIQPICFENAKYAYVVGAAIAIKKGLTVASEIAETLGEGLQAFCIPGSVADDRKVGLGHGRLGAMLLREETDCFAFLAGHESFAAAEGAIGLAKSANKARVKPLRVILNGLGKDAAYIISRINGFTYVQTQFDYATGKVSVVREVPFSDGERAKVRCYGADDVREGVAIMHLENVSVSITGNSTNPTRFQHPVAGTYKKECIEQNKKYFSVASGGGTGRTLHPDNMAAGPASYGMTDTMGRMHSDAQFAGSSSVPAHVEMMGFMGMGNNPMVGATVNVAVEVEKAMKA is encoded by the coding sequence ATGGCTATCACATTTGAAAGTTATGACAGAAGGATCGAGCAGATCAACAAGTGCCTTGCGTCCTACGGTATCTCTTCCATCGAAGAGGCCGAGCAGATCTGCAAGGACAAGGGTCTGGACGTATACAAGCTGGTGGAGGCTATACAGCCCATTTGCTTTGAGAACGCCAAATACGCCTACGTGGTAGGCGCCGCTATCGCCATCAAGAAGGGTCTGACGGTGGCCTCGGAGATAGCCGAGACACTGGGCGAAGGCCTGCAGGCCTTCTGCATCCCCGGCTCTGTGGCCGACGACCGCAAGGTGGGTCTGGGCCACGGCAGACTGGGAGCCATGCTCCTGAGGGAAGAGACCGACTGCTTCGCTTTTCTGGCAGGCCACGAGTCCTTTGCCGCCGCCGAAGGCGCCATAGGTCTTGCCAAGTCTGCCAACAAGGCGAGAGTAAAGCCTCTCCGGGTCATCCTCAACGGCCTGGGCAAGGATGCTGCCTATATCATATCCCGCATCAACGGCTTTACCTACGTGCAGACTCAGTTCGACTATGCTACGGGCAAGGTGTCCGTGGTCCGGGAGGTCCCCTTCTCCGACGGCGAGAGAGCCAAGGTGCGCTGCTATGGCGCCGATGACGTGAGAGAGGGCGTGGCCATCATGCATCTGGAGAACGTGTCCGTCTCCATTACGGGCAACTCCACCAATCCCACCCGCTTCCAGCACCCGGTGGCCGGCACCTACAAGAAGGAGTGCATCGAGCAGAACAAGAAGTACTTCTCCGTGGCCTCCGGCGGAGGCACCGGCAGGACTCTCCATCCCGACAATATGGCTGCCGGTCCCGCTTCCTACGGCATGACCGACACTATGGGCAGGATGCATTCCGACGCTCAGTTCGCCGGCTCTTCCTCCGTGCCCGCCCACGTAGAGATGATGGGCTTTATGGGCATGGGCAACAACCCCATGGTGGGCGCCACCGTCAACGTGGCTGTGGAAGTCGAAAAGGCTATGAAGGCTTGA
- a CDS encoding trypsin-like peptidase domain-containing protein, producing MKKFAGYAAIFVAGFLVCSLCLKFTGSKPSSAAPTAVPAPVSAAISGIGGNAIQTAADKVSKYVVNIDTVGKPQLVSSGFFGMSQQTPKGSASGVIISKDGYILTNNHVVQDMAEVTVTLYDNTSHKARVIGTDRKTDLAVIKIKADNLPCAVFADSDKIKVGEWVVAVGNALGIGQTVTCGIISAKRDEFDLNGQAYDSIIQTDAAINPGNSGGALSDLSGNLIGINTAIASQSGGSEGVGFAVPSNTAKQISDQLIKEGSIKRPYIGITMGVYNQEYRDQIQNQYGTMPGLVKEDGILVENVMEGSPAKKAGIERGDVITAIDGKKVKLGKDAAKSLVALSTAVGKKKIGERIKLTIIHNGQTVDYDVVLEEMPSQEELAKQAQPQPQPRMQPQPGEQDPFGGMFPFFGQP from the coding sequence ATGAAAAAGTTTGCAGGCTATGCAGCCATATTTGTAGCAGGTTTTTTGGTATGTTCGCTCTGCCTGAAGTTTACGGGCAGCAAGCCTTCTTCCGCCGCTCCCACAGCAGTTCCCGCTCCCGTCAGCGCCGCCATCTCTGGCATAGGCGGCAACGCCATCCAGACGGCAGCCGACAAGGTGAGCAAATACGTGGTGAACATAGACACGGTGGGCAAGCCCCAGCTGGTGTCCTCGGGCTTCTTCGGCATGTCCCAGCAGACCCCCAAGGGCTCCGCTTCCGGCGTCATCATCAGCAAGGACGGATATATCCTCACCAACAATCACGTGGTCCAGGATATGGCAGAGGTCACGGTGACCCTGTATGACAACACCTCTCACAAGGCAAGGGTCATAGGCACCGACAGAAAGACCGACCTGGCCGTCATCAAGATCAAGGCAGACAATCTGCCCTGCGCCGTGTTTGCCGATTCGGACAAGATCAAAGTGGGAGAATGGGTAGTGGCAGTAGGCAACGCCCTGGGCATCGGACAGACCGTCACCTGCGGCATCATCAGCGCCAAGCGGGACGAGTTCGACCTGAACGGACAGGCCTATGACTCCATCATCCAGACCGACGCAGCCATCAACCCCGGCAACTCCGGAGGCGCTCTGTCGGATCTCAGCGGCAACCTCATAGGCATCAATACGGCCATCGCCTCCCAGTCGGGCGGCAGCGAGGGAGTGGGCTTTGCCGTGCCCTCCAATACTGCCAAGCAGATCAGCGACCAGCTCATCAAGGAAGGCTCCATCAAGAGACCTTATATCGGTATCACCATGGGAGTCTACAATCAGGAATACAGAGATCAGATACAGAACCAGTATGGCACCATGCCCGGTCTGGTCAAGGAAGACGGCATACTGGTGGAGAACGTCATGGAAGGCAGCCCTGCCAAGAAGGCCGGCATAGAGAGAGGAGACGTCATCACCGCCATTGACGGCAAAAAGGTGAAGCTGGGCAAGGATGCAGCCAAGTCCCTCGTAGCCCTGTCCACCGCAGTGGGCAAGAAAAAGATCGGCGAGCGCATAAAGCTGACCATCATACACAACGGACAGACTGTCGATTATGACGTGGTGCTGGAGGAAATGCCCAGCCAGGAAGAGCTGGCCAAGCAGGCTCAGCCTCAGCCTCAGCCCAGGATGCAGCCTCAGCCCGGAGAACAGGATCCCTTCGGAGGCATGTTCCCCTTCTTCGGTCAGCCCTGA
- a CDS encoding riboflavin synthase, with protein sequence MFTGLTEAIGAVLSVTPGPVYRIRIAAGLSGVKTGDSVAVNGVCLTLTDADGGALGFDAVRETVSRTALGLLKKGERVNLETALTLSRPLGGHFVSGHVDGLATVGSVREIGGSREIDFVCPGPLLRYIVPKGSVALDGVSLTVARVSGSGFTVAVIPHTLANTTLGEKKAGDRMNLETDILAKYTEKLLGRDTAEPLKEALLKSGFMQVDI encoded by the coding sequence ATGTTTACAGGATTGACCGAAGCGATCGGCGCCGTGCTGAGCGTGACGCCCGGCCCGGTGTACAGGATAAGGATAGCAGCCGGACTCTCCGGTGTGAAGACGGGAGACTCCGTGGCTGTAAACGGAGTGTGTCTGACCCTGACGGACGCCGACGGCGGCGCTCTGGGGTTTGACGCGGTGAGAGAGACCGTGAGCCGCACCGCTCTCGGCTTGCTCAAAAAGGGGGAGAGGGTGAATCTGGAGACAGCTCTGACCCTGTCCAGACCTCTGGGAGGCCACTTCGTGTCCGGACACGTGGACGGACTGGCGACGGTGGGCTCCGTCAGGGAGATAGGCGGCTCCCGGGAGATAGACTTTGTCTGTCCCGGGCCCCTGCTGCGGTATATCGTCCCCAAGGGCTCCGTGGCCCTGGACGGCGTATCCCTGACCGTGGCCCGGGTGTCGGGCAGCGGCTTTACCGTGGCGGTGATCCCCCACACCCTGGCCAATACCACCCTGGGGGAGAAAAAGGCCGGGGACAGGATGAATCTGGAGACGGATATACTGGCCAAATATACCGAGAAGCTGTTGGGACGGGACACGGCCGAGCCCTTGAAGGAAGCGCTGCTCAAGAGCGGCTTTATGCAGGTAGATATATGA